In the Tenrec ecaudatus isolate mTenEca1 chromosome 16, mTenEca1.hap1, whole genome shotgun sequence genome, one interval contains:
- the GPR26 gene encoding G-protein coupled receptor 26, translated as MNSWDAGLAGLLVGTMAVSLLSNGLVLLCLLHSADLRRQAPALFTLNLTCGNLLCTAVNMPLTLAGVVAQRQPAGDRLCRLAAFLDTFLAANAMLSMAALSIDRWVAVVFPLSYRAKMRLRDAALMVAYTWLHALAFPAVALALSWLDFHPLYASCVLCARRPDERLRFAVFTGAFHALSFLLALVVLCCTYHKVLQVARSHCKRIDVITMQTLVLLVDIHPSVRDRCLQEQKQRRQRATRKISTFIGTFVVCFAPYVITRLLELCSSVALGPHWGVLSKCLAYSKAASDPFVYSLLRHQYRRSCRTILNRFLHRRSSRSSGLTGDSHSQNILPTSE; from the exons ATGAACTCGTGGGACGCGGGCCTGGCGGGGCTGCTGGTGGGCACGATGGCCGTGTCGCTGCTGTCCAACGGGCTGGTGCTGCTCTGCCTGCTGCACAGCGCCGACCTCCGCCGCCAGGCGCCCGCGCTCTTCACCCTCAACCTCACATGCGGCAACCTGCTGTGCACCGCGGTCAACATGCCGCTGACGCTGGCCGGCGTGGTGGCGCAGCGGCAGCCGGCCGGGGACCGCCTGTGCCGCCTGGCCGCCTTCCTGGACACCTTCCTGGCGGCCAACGCCATGCTCAGCATGGCCGCGCTCAGCATCGACCGCTGGGTGGCCGTGGTCTTTCCGCTGAGCTACCGCGCCAAGATGCGCCTCCGCGACGCCGCGCTCATGGTGGCCTACACGTGGCTGCACGCGCTGGCCTTCCCGGCCGTCGCGCTGGCCCTGTCCTGGCTGGACTTCCACCCGCTCTACGCCTCCTGCGTGCTGTGCGCCCGGCGGCCCGACGAGCGCTTGCGCTTCGCTGTCTTCACGGGCGCCTTCCACGCGCTCAGCTTCCTGCTGGCCCTGGTCGTGCTCTGCTGCACCTACCACAAGGTGCTCCAGGTGGCCCGCTCCCACTGCAAGCGCATCGACGTCATCACCATGCAGACGCTGGTGCTGCTGGTGGACATCCATCCCAG CGTGCGGGATCGCTGTCTGCAGGAGCAGAAGCAGCGCCGGCAGCGGGCCACCAGGAAGATCAGCACCTTCATTGGGACCTTCGTGGTGTGCTTTGCACCCTATGTAATCACCAG GCTACTGGAGCTCTGCTCCTCGGTGGCCCTCGGCCCGCACTGGGGAGTGCTGTCCAAGTGCCTGGCCTACAGCAAAGCCGCCTCGGATCCCTTTGTGTACTCCCTGCTGCGCCACCAGTATCGCCGGAGCTGTAGGACCATTCTCAACAGGTTCCTCCACAGGCGCTCCAGCCGGTCCTCGGGCCTCACAGGTGACTCCCACAGCCAGAACATTCTGCCCACCTCAGAGTGA